A portion of the Pseudoalteromonas luteoviolacea genome contains these proteins:
- the rplC gene encoding 50S ribosomal protein L3, with the protein MALGLVGRKVGMTRIFTEDGVSIPVTVIEATPNRVTQIKSDATDGYNALQVTAGEKKASRVNKPAAGHFAKAGVEAGRGLWEFRLNGGEGEFEVGSELTVELFTEVKKVDVTGTSKGKGFQGGVKRWNFSMQDATHGNSLSHRAPGSIGQNQSPGKVFKGKKMAGQMGNVRSTTQNLELVRVDAERNLLLVKGAVPGAIGGDVIVKPAVKA; encoded by the coding sequence ATGGCATTAGGTCTAGTCGGTCGTAAAGTGGGTATGACACGTATCTTCACTGAAGATGGTGTATCTATCCCTGTGACAGTTATCGAAGCGACTCCTAACCGTGTAACTCAGATCAAATCTGACGCTACAGACGGTTATAACGCGCTTCAAGTTACTGCAGGCGAGAAAAAAGCAAGCCGTGTAAACAAACCAGCAGCGGGTCACTTCGCAAAAGCTGGCGTTGAAGCGGGTCGTGGCCTGTGGGAATTCCGTCTTAACGGCGGAGAAGGTGAGTTTGAAGTAGGTTCAGAACTAACTGTTGAACTTTTCACTGAAGTGAAAAAAGTAGACGTTACTGGTACTTCAAAAGGTAAAGGTTTCCAAGGTGGTGTTAAGCGCTGGAACTTCAGCATGCAAGACGCTACACACGGTAACTCTCTATCTCACCGTGCTCCTGGTTCAATCGGTCAAAACCAGTCTCCTGGTAAAGTTTTCAAAGGTAAGAAAATGGCCGGTCAAATGGGTAATGTTCGTTCTACGACACAGAACCTTGAACTAGTTCGTGTTGACGCTGAGCGTAACCTGCTTTTAGTTAAAGGTGCAGTACCTGGCGCTATCGGCGGCGACGTTATCGTTAAACCTGCTGTTAAAGCATAA
- the rplD gene encoding 50S ribosomal protein L4, whose protein sequence is MELAIKGAGALEVSEATFGREFNEALVHQVVVAYAAGARQGTKAQKTRSEVRGGGKKPFRQKGTGRARAGTIRSPIWRSGGVSFAAKPQDHSQKVNRKMYRGAIKSILSELVRQERLIVVENFGLEAPKTKELVAKLKELELKDVLIVTEEVDENLFLSSRNLYKVDTRDVAGIDPVSLIAFDKVLITAGAVKQLEESLA, encoded by the coding sequence ATGGAATTAGCAATTAAAGGCGCTGGTGCGCTTGAAGTTTCCGAAGCTACTTTTGGACGTGAGTTTAACGAAGCATTAGTACACCAAGTAGTTGTTGCTTACGCAGCAGGTGCTCGTCAAGGTACTAAAGCTCAGAAGACGCGTTCTGAAGTACGTGGTGGTGGTAAGAAACCATTCCGCCAAAAAGGTACTGGCCGTGCACGTGCTGGTACAATCCGCAGCCCAATCTGGCGCAGCGGTGGTGTGAGCTTTGCAGCTAAGCCGCAAGATCACAGCCAAAAAGTTAACCGTAAGATGTATCGCGGTGCGATCAAGAGCATCTTATCTGAACTAGTTCGTCAAGAGCGTCTTATTGTTGTTGAAAACTTCGGTTTAGAAGCACCTAAGACTAAAGAACTAGTAGCTAAGCTTAAAGAGCTTGAGCTAAAAGACGTATTAATTGTGACTGAAGAAGTAGATGAGAATCTATTCCTTTCATCGCGTAACCTGTACAAGGTTGATACTCGTGACGTAGCTGGCATCGACCCAGTAAGCCTAATCGCTTTCGATAAGGTTCTAATTACTGCAGGTGCTGTGAAGCAACTTGAGGAGTCATTAGCATGA
- the rplW gene encoding 50S ribosomal protein L23 produces the protein MISEERLLKVILAPHISEKSTISAEANNTIVFKVAKDANKAEVKAAVEKLFEVEVTGVRTLNVKGKTKRTGMRFGRRSDWKKAYVTLKEGSELDFVGGAE, from the coding sequence ATGATCAGTGAAGAACGTCTTTTAAAAGTAATTCTTGCTCCACACATCTCTGAGAAAAGCACAATCTCTGCTGAAGCGAACAACACTATTGTGTTCAAAGTAGCAAAAGATGCAAACAAAGCTGAAGTTAAAGCAGCTGTTGAAAAGCTTTTTGAAGTAGAAGTAACTGGTGTTCGCACTCTAAATGTTAAGGGTAAAACAAAGCGTACAGGCATGCGTTTCGGCCGTCGTTCAGACTGGAAGAAAGCCTACGTTACTCTTAAAGAAGGCAGCGAGCTAGACTTTGTCGGCGGCGCCGAGTAA
- the rpsJ gene encoding 30S ribosomal protein S10 produces MSNQRIRIRLKAFDHRLIDQSTAEIVETAKRTGAQVRGPIPLPTRFERFTVLISPHVNKDARDQYEIRTHKRLIDIVEPTDKTVDALMRLDLAAGVDVQISLG; encoded by the coding sequence ATGTCAAATCAACGCATTCGTATTCGCCTAAAAGCTTTTGACCACCGTTTGATTGACCAATCAACGGCGGAAATCGTGGAAACTGCGAAGCGCACTGGTGCTCAGGTACGTGGTCCAATCCCACTACCTACACGTTTTGAGCGTTTCACTGTATTGATCTCTCCGCACGTAAACAAAGACGCGCGTGATCAGTATGAAATCCGCACCCATAAACGTCTGATCGACATCGTAGAACCAACTGACAAGACTGTAGACGCTCTAATGCGCCTAGACCTTGCTGCTGGTGTTGATGTTCAAATCAGCCTGGGTTAA